The proteins below come from a single Cricetulus griseus strain 17A/GY chromosome 6, alternate assembly CriGri-PICRH-1.0, whole genome shotgun sequence genomic window:
- the Fam83c gene encoding protein FAM83C, translating into MHTSSSLASGGTQGMAGPLRSRVEELKRPWWRESSPLVLQHSEAARLATDALLERGEAAYLQVISEERELPFLSALDVDYMVGHVRGVPELNEAQGPETVGHDRLSMLSEVTSGTYFPMASDLDPPDLDLGWPEVPQATGFSPTQAVVHFQRDKGKSIKDLLRFLFSQAHTVVAVVMDVFTDMELLCDLMEASSRRGVPVYLLLAQEHLKYFLEMCYKMDLNGGHLVNMRVRSTCGDTYCSKAGRRFTGQALEKFVIIDCEQVVAGSYSFTWLCSQAHTSMVLQLRGHIVEDFDREFRCLYAESQPVEGFCGNEDPLSSRVPRPPPVTLAFGPGIPSATGSSPSSNSLGSIKHSPFLGRSSYLALPGGGGCSDMVMGSLSPGPAHHEAGSPPSLYRQLSDPNHSSTPGPYRANLSKLGASPWSQSSPALNHCSASPLTLAVGSPLLPCSRPLLHFTRGVPALSRLPENGLPASQEPILPRGRWVPGTALETVDEKKVSLSQSHDHLDRIVPFPKAGEAGGSNSRVTPNSGSLQHGEQALDDRRLSLSHSYSQLDLLSQGQGVLESGSLRPGDLGLEDRKLPLNHSHGQLDLLPQNPKAQPSKILPDANSSARPDKPSLDERRQTLGHSQLDLITKFGPFRSEGPGPNGLPEPNPVRMAGVGSADEKRLTLGHSKLDLITKYHQLQGARQRPEPGLPGAPISGHQNSNSNDLFAPEKRLTLGHSKLDLITKYNKSKFKQLRSRFES; encoded by the exons ATGCACACATCCAGCAGCTTAGCGTCTGGAGGGACCCAGGGCATGGCAGGACCCCTGCGGAGCCGAGTGGAGGAGCTAAAGCGGCCTTGGTGGAGGGAGAGCTCCCCCCTGGTGCTCCAGCACAGCGAGGCTGCAAGGCTTGCTACGGACGCCCTCCTGGAGAGGGGCGAGGCTGCCTACCTTCAGGTCATCTCTGAAGAGCGGGAATTGCCCTTCCTGAGTGCCCTGGATGTGGACTACATGGTCGGCCATGTGCGTGGGGTTCCCGAGCTCAACGAGGCCCAGGGACCAGAGACCGTAGGGCATGACCGCCTCAGCATGCTCTCTGAAGTTACCTCAGGCACCTACTTCCCCATGGCTTCTGACTTAGATCCCCCAGACCTGGACCTGGGCTGGCCTGAAGTGCCACAGGCCACAGGTTTCAGCCCCACCCAGGCGGTGGTTCATTTCCAGAGGGACAAGGGCAAGAGCATCAAGGACCTGCTGCGATTCCTCTTCAGCCAGGCCCACACG GTGGTGGCTGTGGTGATGGACGTATTCACTGACATGGAGCTTCTGTGTGACCTCATGGAGGCCTCCAGCCGCCGTGGTGTCCCTGTCTACCTCCTCCTGGCTCAGGAGCACCTGAAGTACTTCCTGGAGATGTGTTATAAGATGGACCTCAATGGGGGGCATCTGGTG AATATGCGTGTGCGGAGCACATGCGGAGACACGTACTGCAGCAAGGCGGGTAGACGATTCACCGGGCAGGCCCTGGAGAAGTTTGTCATCATTGACTGTGAGCAGGTGGTGGCAGGCAGTTACAG CTTCACCTGGCTTTGCAGCCAGGCTCACACCAGCATGGTGCTGCAGCTGAGGGGCCACATTGTGGAAGACTTTGACCGGGAGTTCCGATGTCTGTATGCCGAGTCACAGCCTGTGGAAGGCTTCTGTGGCAATGAGGACCCACTGTCTTCCCGGGTACCTCGTCCTCCTCCTGTGACCCTGGCCTTTGGACCTGGAATTCCAAGTGCTACGGGCTCTTCACCCTCCAGTAACAGCCTCGGCAGTATCAAGCATTCACCTTTTCTGGGCCGTTCCTCCTATCTCGCTCTGCCAGGGGGTGGTGGCTGCAGTGACATGGTGATGGGGTCCTTGTCCCCAGGTCCTGCCCACCATGAAGCTGGTAGCCCACCATCCCTGTACCGTCAGCTTTCAGATCCTAACCATAGCTCAACTCCTGGACCCTACAGGGCCAACCTGAGCAAGCTGGGGGCATCTCCATGGTCCCAGTCCTCTCCTGCCCTTAACCACTGTAGTGCCAGTCCCTTGACCCTGGCAGTGGGGTCACCTCTGCTCCCATGTTCCCGCCCCCTTCTCCACTTCACTAGGGGAGTCCCAGCATTGTCCCGGCTtccagagaatgggctcccagcAAGTCAAGAGCCCATCCTTCCACGAGGTCGCTGGGTACCTGGCACAGCTCTGGAGACAGTGGATGAGAAGAAGGTATCTCTGAGCCAGAGTCATGATCACCTGGATCGAATTGTCCCCTTCCCTAAAGCAGGAGAAGCAGGAGGTTCCAATTCCAGAGTTACCCCCAATTCAGGTTCCCTTCAGCATGGTGAGCAGGCCCTAGATGATAGGAGATTGTCCCTGAGCCACAGCTACAGCCAGCTGGATCTCCTGTCCCAGGGTCAGGGTGTCCTTGAGTCAGGCTCCCTAAGACCTGGTGATCTGGGTCTAGAGGACAGGAAGCTGCCCTTAAACCACAGCCATGGCCAATTGGATCTCCTGCCACAAAACCCCAAGGCCCAGCCCTCTAAAATACTGCCTGATGCCAATTCTTCAGCCAGGCCTGACAAGCCAAGTCTAGATGAACGACGGCAGACTCTAGGCCACAGTCAGCTGGACCTCATCACCAAATTTGGCCCATTCCGGAGTGAGGGGCCTGGACCCAATGGTCTCCCAGAACCAAACCCAGTTCGCATGGCCGGAGTAGGGTCTGCAGATGAGAAGCGGCTGACTCTGGGCCACAGCAAACTGGACCTCATCACCAAGTATCATCAACTACAGGGTGCCAGGCAGAGACCTGAGCCAGGCCTCCCGGGAGCTCCCATAAGTGGCCATCAAAATAGTAATAGCAATGACCTATTTGCACCTGAGAAACGGCTGACCTTGGGCCACAGCAAACTGGACCTCATCACTAAGTACAACAAGTCCAAATTCAAGCAGCTCCGAAGTCGTTTTGAGTCCTAA
- the Eif6 gene encoding eukaryotic translation initiation factor 6 isoform X1 → MAVRASFENNCEVGCFAKLTNTYCLVAIGGSENFYSVFEGELSETIPVVHASIAGCRIIGRMCVGNRHGLLVPNNTTDQELQHIRNSLPDSVQIRRVEERLSALGNVTTCNDYVALVHPDLDRETEEILADVLKVEVFRQTVADQVLVGSYCVFSNQGGLVHPKTSIEDQDELSSLLQVPLVAGTVNRGSEVIAAGMVVNDWCAFCGLDTTSTELSVVESVFKLNEAKPSTIATSMRDSLIDSLT, encoded by the exons ATGGCGGTCAGAGCGTCGTTCGAGAACAACTGCGAGGTCGGCTGCTTTGCCAAGCTCACCAACACCTACTGCCTGGTGGCTATCGGAGGGTCAGAGAACTTCTACAG TGTGTTCGAGGGCGAGCTCTCTGAAACCATCCCCGTGGTGCATGCATCCATCGCCGGCTGCCGGATCATCGGGCGCATGTGTGTGG GGAACAGGCATGGGCTACTAGTACCCAACAACACCACGGACCAGGAGCTGCAGCATATCCGAAACAGCCTTCCAGATTCGGTGCAGATACGGCGGGTGGAGGAGCGGCTCTCAGCCCTTGGCAATGTTACCACCTGCAATGACTATGTGGCCTTAGTCCACCCAGACTTGGACAGG gaaacagaagaaatccTGGCTGACGTGCTCAAGGTGGAGGTCTTCAGACAGACAGTTGCTGACCAGGTGTTAGTAGGAAGCTACTGTGTCTTCAGTAATCAAGGGGGTCTGGTGCACCCTAAGACTTCCATCGAGGACCAGGACGAGCTGTCCTCCCTTCTTCAGGTTCCCCTGGTG GCAGGCACTGTGAACCGAGGGAGCGAGGTGATTGCTGCTGGAATGGTAGTGAACGATTGGTGTGCTTTCTGTGGTCTGGACACAACCAGCACAGAGCTGTCAGTGGTGGAGAGCGTCTTCAAGCTAAACGAGGCCAAGCCTAGCACTATTGCCACCAGCATGCGGGATTCCCTCATTGACAG CCTCACATGA
- the Eif6 gene encoding eukaryotic translation initiation factor 6 isoform X2, which produces MFLSINFCLIAITKVPRSYFSYIYILHSLNTSLEWHPCTLTWNRHGLLVPNNTTDQELQHIRNSLPDSVQIRRVEERLSALGNVTTCNDYVALVHPDLDRETEEILADVLKVEVFRQTVADQVLVGSYCVFSNQGGLVHPKTSIEDQDELSSLLQVPLVAGTVNRGSEVIAAGMVVNDWCAFCGLDTTSTELSVVESVFKLNEAKPSTIATSMRDSLIDSLT; this is translated from the exons ATGTTTTTGAGCATTAATTTCTGCCTCATCGCAATAACTAAGGTTCCCAGGTCATACTTCAGCTACATTTACATCTTACATTCTCTAAATACATCTCTTGAATGGCACCCTTGCACTTTGACCT GGAACAGGCATGGGCTACTAGTACCCAACAACACCACGGACCAGGAGCTGCAGCATATCCGAAACAGCCTTCCAGATTCGGTGCAGATACGGCGGGTGGAGGAGCGGCTCTCAGCCCTTGGCAATGTTACCACCTGCAATGACTATGTGGCCTTAGTCCACCCAGACTTGGACAGG gaaacagaagaaatccTGGCTGACGTGCTCAAGGTGGAGGTCTTCAGACAGACAGTTGCTGACCAGGTGTTAGTAGGAAGCTACTGTGTCTTCAGTAATCAAGGGGGTCTGGTGCACCCTAAGACTTCCATCGAGGACCAGGACGAGCTGTCCTCCCTTCTTCAGGTTCCCCTGGTG GCAGGCACTGTGAACCGAGGGAGCGAGGTGATTGCTGCTGGAATGGTAGTGAACGATTGGTGTGCTTTCTGTGGTCTGGACACAACCAGCACAGAGCTGTCAGTGGTGGAGAGCGTCTTCAAGCTAAACGAGGCCAAGCCTAGCACTATTGCCACCAGCATGCGGGATTCCCTCATTGACAG CCTCACATGA
- the Mmp24os gene encoding protein MMP24OS, whose translation MGALLSGGQEGPEPAQPQPPAPEGPQQPQPEPGPWGLLDDVRFLIACTSWY comes from the coding sequence ATGGGCGCTCTCCTGAGTGGTGGCCAGGAAGGCCCAGAGCCCGCGCAGCCCCAGCCTCCAGCGCCAGAGGGTCCGCAGCAGCCTCAGCCTGAGCCCGGACCATGGGGACTACTGGATGATGTGCGCTTTCTAATCGCCTGCACATCCTGGTACTGA